One region of Triticum aestivum cultivar Chinese Spring chromosome 6B, IWGSC CS RefSeq v2.1, whole genome shotgun sequence genomic DNA includes:
- the LOC123137379 gene encoding glucose-6-phosphate 1-dehydrogenase, cytoplasmic isoform, with protein sequence MSGGSDVSSPLSGRISTSSLSDLKDLEFSSESGCLSIVVLGASGDLAKKKTFPALFNLFQQGFIQSGEVHIFGYARSDMSDEGLRERIRGYLKGASDEHLSQFLQLIKYVSGSYDNGAGFELLNKTISENETSENNQPGNSRRLFYLALPPSVYPSVCKMIRSCCMTPSSHTGWTRVIVEKPFGKDLDSAEELSAQLGELFDEEQLYRIDHYLGKELVQNLLVLRFANRFFLPLWNRDNIDNVQIVFREDFGTDGRGGYFDQYGIIRDIIQNHLLQVFCLVAMEKPVSLSPEHIRDEKVKVLQSVSCINHDEVVLGQYDGYKDDPTVPNESNTPTFASVVLRVHNERWDGVPFVLKAGKALSSKKAEIRVQFKDAPGDIFRCKKQGRNEFVIRLQPSEAMYMKLTVKKPGLEMATEQSELDLSYGLRYQDVKIPEAYERLILDTIRGDQQHFVRRDELKAAWEIFTPLLHDIDAGRLKALPYQPGTRGPPEADELSKRMGYVPTLGYVWAPPTLAKF encoded by the exons ATGTCAGGAGGATCGGATGTATCTTCACCATTATCGGGACGAATTAGCACGAGTTCTTTGTCAGACTTGAAGGACTTGGAGTTTTCTTCAGAGTCTGGCTGCTTGTCCATTGTTGTACTAGGTGCTTCTGGAGACCTTGCTAAAAAGAAAACTTTTCCAGCACTCTTCAACCTTTTTCAACAG GGATTTATACAATCTGGAGAAGTCCATATATTTGGGTATGCAAGATCAGATATGTCCGATGAAGGGTTAAGAGAACGCATTCGTGG ATATCTCAAAGGAGCTTCAGATGAACATCTTTCACAATTTTTGCAATTA ATTAAGTATGTTAGTGGTTCATATGATAATGGGGCAGGATTTGAATTGCTAAACAAGACAATATCTGAGAATGAGACATCAGAGAACAACCAACCAGGAAACTCCCGTAGACTATTTTATTTGGCATTACCTCCTTCAGTGTACCCCTCAGTATGCAAAATGATAAGATCATGTTGCATGACTCCAT CCTCTCATACTGGTTGGACAAGGGTTATTGTTGAAAAGCCCTTCGGAAAGGATTTAGACTCTGCTGAGGAATTGAGTGCCCAACTTGGAGAGCTTTTCGATGAAGAACAACTATATAGAATTGACCACTATTTAGGAAAGGAGTTGGTCCAAAACTTG CTCGTGCTTCGCTTTGCAAATCGCTTTTTTCTGCCCCTCTGGAATCGTGATAACATTGATAACGTACAG ATTGTATTCCGGGAGGACTTCGGAACTGATGGACGTGGAGGATATTTTGATCAATATGG TATCATTCGGGATATCATTCAGAACCATTTGCTGCAG GTCTTTTGTTTGGTAGCCATGGAAAAGCCTGTCTCTCTTAGTCCTGAGCACATAAGAGATGAGAAAGTCAAG GTTCTGCAATCAGTGAGCTGTATAAACCATGACGAGGTAGTCCTTGGGCAATATGATGGCTACAAGGATGATCCGACAGTGCCAAATGAATCCAACACGCCTACTTTTGCGTCCGTTGTACTGAGGGTACACAATGAGAGATGGGATG GAGTTCCTTTCGTCCTTAAGGCTGGTAAAGCACTAAGCTCTAAGAAAGCAGAGATACGTGTGCAGTTCAAGGATGCTCCGGGCGATATTTTTAGAT GCAAGAAACAAGGAAGAAATGAATTTGTCATACGCCTGCAGCCATCGGAAGCCATGTATATGAAATTAACT GTAAAGAAACCAGGGCTCGAAATGGCAACAGAACAGAGCGAACTGGATTTATCCTATGGGCTACGGTACCAAGATGTAAAAATCCCAGAAGCGTACGAGCGTCTTATCTTGGACAC GATAAGAGGTGACCAGCAGCACTTTGTTCGCCGAGATGAGCTCAAG GCTGCCTGGGAGATCTTCACTCCTTTGTTGCACGACATCGATGCTGGCAGGCTCAAGGCTCTGCCATACCAACCGGGAACCCGGGGTCCTCCAGAGGCCGATGAGTTGAGCAAGAGGATGGGGTACGTGCCGACTCTTGGCTATGTTTGGGCACCGCCAACCCTTGCAAAGTTTTAG